CAGCGTGGCCGTGGGCATCAGGGTGTCTGGGTGCCAGTGGGCCATGGATGCCAGCGGGCCGTGGGTGTCGGGCGCAGGTGCGTGTACTGGGAAGGGGCTGCCGCAGTGGTTCTTGGTGGCAGCTTGCGGGTGCCAGCACCCAGGTACCTGGGCCTGGAACAGCAAGTGGCAGGGGGCTTTGCCCAGCGTGGAGGGGCCGGTCTGGGGAGGTGGGCTGTTTTTGGAGGAGCTGAGTTTGCAATGCCACGAGATGtggggtggaggtgaggggaCCCAGTGGGTGCCCTGTCCGTCTTCTCCCTCCACCCTGGTGGGCCCCGCCCACTCTGGGGGTGGTCTTCCCCTGTGGCTGCAGCACAGGGAGCCAGGCAGCTGGTGGGGCTGCTGGCCTCACCAGCCCAGCCCCAAAGGAGAAAAACCAGCTGGGCTGTGAGGGTGGGGCTGGACAGTCCCAGAAggcagggtggggagcagggcctcCCAATGTCCTGTCACCCACGGGGCAGAGCGTGGCCTGCGGTCTCGCAGATGCCCGCGGGCTCCCAGCCAGCCTCAAGGCTCCGGGTTCTCTGGGTGGCTGGGTGGTGCCCATCCATTGAGCCGGGCGTCCTCACCTGGTGTGCCCTGGTCCCTGTGCCAGTTGGTGGGCCCACCCCGATGGGCCCACCTAGGTGGGCGGTGATCCTGAGACACCTCTGCGTCCTGGGTCACAGTGCGGTGCCCTGGACCCCCCAACTGGAGCTGGCGTTTGAGGGAAGTGAGGGGACCTGGCTTTGGGCGTGCCAGGAGGTGGCGTTCAGGCTACTGGAAGCTCGTCCAGCCCTGGGCGGGGATCTTCAAAAGGCTGACATCCCCTCCGCAGGCGGGAAACAGGCTGGAGAGGGACAGGCAAGCCtctacccaccccaccccgtcacagccttccctccctccccggACAGCTGGGGCCCCTTACTGGACGCGGCCTGAGCGGATGGACAAGAAGCTGCTAGCGGTGCCGGCCGCCAACACGGTTCGCTTCCGCTGCCCGGCTGCTGGCAACCCCACGCCATCCATTACCTGGCTGAAGAACGGCAAGGAGTTCCGGGGCGAGCACCGCATCGGGGGAATCAAGGTGGGCCCGCGGAGGGGGGCGGTgcagggcggggggtggggggcacggcGCCCGCCGTCCGCTCACCGGAGTCCACCTGCAGCTGCGGCAGCAGCAGTGGAGCCTGGTCATGGAGAGCGTGGTGCCCTCGGACCGCGGCAACTACACGTGCGTCGTGGAGAACAAGTTCGGCAGAATCCAGCAGACCTACACCCTGGACGTGCTGGGTGAGGCCCCGGacgcgggggcgggggcgggggcggcgcgcAGGCCGGCAGCCTCTGAAGCCCTCCCCGCGCCCCGCAGAGCGCTCTCCGCACCGGCCCATCCTACAGGCCGGGCTGCCCGCCAACCAGACAGCCGTGCTGGGCAGCGATGTGGAGTTCCACTGCAAGGTCTACAGCGACGCCCAGCCCCACATCCAGTGGCTCAAGCACGTGGAGGTGAACGGCAGCAAGGTGGGGCCCGACGGCACGCCCTACGTCACCGTGCTCAAGGTGGGCACCGCCACCGGCCGGCTGGGCGGGGAGGGTGTGCCAGGCCGGAGGCCTGTCGGTCTGGGCCTGGGGGAGATGCAGCGGGGTCGGCCTGGGGGGCAGGGTCTGTCCGCGTTGGCCTGCAGACCCAGAGCGGAGCTCTCCACCGCCTGCCCAGGCGCCTCCCTGGGCCctcagggcagggctgtgtccgCTCGGTTCCCatggccctgggggtgggggccacCCGAGTTGGGGCGATTGCGACATTTGCCGCCCAAAGAGAAACATCTGTTAAGACACACGATGGGGCTGAGGGGCGGGATCAGGAGTACAGACTGGGGGCGGGGCGGTGCCCGGAGCTCTCAGGCCTGGCAGCGTTGTGGCTGGGACCCCAGGGGTGGGCGGTCTGAGCGCCCCGAGGAGGGCCTCTCTGAGGGTCAGCGGGCGGCGGGGGTGCATGACGGGCAGTTGTGTCCAGTGTGAGCACAGTGCCCGCCGTGAGGTGtctccatgcctcctccaggcagccctcctgGCTGGCGCCGCCTGGTCTGCCCACCCGTTCCTCGGGGCCGGGCGAGGGCCAGCTCCTCGGCAGTCACGCCCGTGTGTCCGGCGGGGCCCCCGCGCCTGAGCCGGGTCTCTTGTCCCCGCAGTCGTGGATCAGTGAGAGTGCGGAGGCCGACGCCCGCCTCCGCCTGGCCAATGTGTCCGAGCGTGATGGGGGCGAGTACCTCTGTCGAGCCTCCAATTTCATAGGCGTGGCTGAGAAGGCCTTTTGGCTGCGTGTTCACGGGCCCCCAGCAGGTAACAGCTCTGTCCCACGCCTGCCTGGCACGCCGAGCTCCAGCTCCGATGCCCTGGCCCTGTGCCCACCCGCACGCCCCACCATCCCGCCCCACGACCCTGGCTCACACTGTGCTCCCGGCGTGGCCGCCTCTGCACCTTGACCCCCCCGGCCTCCATTGTGACTGCCTGCTCTGATCCCCCACGGCCTGCACTGACCCACCTGCACCCCGTTTGTGCCCCCGATGCTCTTGCCCCAGGGCCGGGCCTGAGCACCCGTCTGCAGCTGCTCTAACACTTGCGccctttctttctgtctgtccgtctctctgtcccctcctctgtctctggcCCCAGCTCCCATGGCTGCTCACTTCTGCCCGGCCCTGTTGCCGCACCCCCCGCAACCTCCCTGCCCCCCCGCCTGCCCTCTTCCCCCGGTGCACGTGCGCCCTGCCTGCTATGCTGACAGCCAACACGTCTGGCTCACCTGGGACAGAGGACTCGCCGGTGGAGGGACTGGCTTCGGGCTCGGTGTGGACGCGCGGGGCAGAGGCCGCTCGGCCGCAGTGGCCGCAGTCGCGGTGGTGGTGGCGGCGTTTTCCTTGCAGCCTGGCCGGATCGGTGCCAAGTGGACTCTGGCTGCGGTGCCCGTGGGCTGCTCTTGGCACTCTCCTATCGCGCTGTGTTCTCTCTTTGTAGACGGCGGGCGCTAACACCACCGACAAGGAGCTAGAGGTTCTATCCTTGCGCAATGTCACCTTTGAGGACGCGGGGGAGTACACATGTCTGGCGGGCAATTCTATCGGGTTTTCCCATCACTCTGCGTGGCTGGTGGTGCTGCCAGGTACCAGCTTCTGCTGCTCTCGCTCTGTCCTCTTGGGGCTCGGGACGCGCCAGTGCCGCCGGAGAGGCCAGGGGACTGCAGAGCCCTCCGGCCGGGTTCTGCACCCGGCCTGCGGGCAAAGTCCACTCGGCCCTGTCTTAGCCCAGATGTGCCTCCCCCCATAGCGCCCCGGCCCAGCGGGGTCCCCGGCAGCTGATGCGGTGGTACTGGCATCTCCCGGGTGGTGGGTGAGGGTGCTGCTGGCTCTGCTGGGCTCTCTTCTCTCCTGGGTCTGTCTGCTCCTCGTGGCCTGCGCACTTCTGGCTGCTGAAGACTCAATGAGGCCTTGgcactccccccaaccccaccggGGGTGGGGTCTGTACCCTGTCCTGGCCCCCCACCTTGCCCGCAGCTCCAGCTTGGGGCAGCGCGCGGGCCCCCGTGATGCTGGGCCAGGCTGCCGACGCCTGTGTCTTTGCAGCTGAGGAGGAGCTGGTGGAAGCCGGTGAGGCTGGCGGTGTGTTCGCGGGTGTCCTCAGCTACGGGCTGGGCTTCCTCCTCTTCATCCTGGCCGTGGCCGCCGTTACGCTCTACCGCCTGAGGAGCCCCCCCAAGAAGGGCCTGGGCTCGCCCGCGGTGCACAAGGTCTCCCGCTTCCCGCTCAAGCGACAGGTAACAGAAAGTAGATACCAGGTTCCGAGCCCACCCGTGCCCTTGCCCGGCCCGCTGCCCTGGCCCCCGAGTGCGTCCGGTCTGTAGAATCTGAGGATATAGGGGTGTGAGCCAAGCCCTCCCTGGTCTTCACAGTCACCCCGCAGAGCCAGGTTACTCCGGGGCAAAACGTGTTAAAAACCTCCACTCAGCACCACAGGGGCAGAAGTCAGGCCCTGCTCGGGCATGTGGTCCGTGGGAGCCGCACTCCGGGCCCTGGCTGCCCGGCCCCGCGGCACCAACCTGCCCCTGCCGACCCAGCAGGTGTCCTTGGAGTCCAGCTCATCCATGAGCTCCAACACACCGCTGGTACGCATTGCCCGGCTGTCCTCGGGCGAGGGCCCCACCCTGGCCAACGTCTCTGAGCTCGAGCTGCCCGCCGACCCCAAGTGGGAGCTGTCCCGGGCCCGGTCAGTAGTGTGCGCAGGCCTGGGGCCCTGCCCCGGTCGGGAGTGTGGGGGCACAGAGGATGGGGGTCCCATGGTGGGGAGGGGTTCCCACTTGGGCCTGACTGAATTCAGATGGGAGTCAGTTAGGCCTCTGATGAACATGGGGCTGGACGCCCCCTCTGAGATGGGTGAGGGGGACCCCACTCTTGGAAAAGTGCCCTCACAGTCAAGAGGTCAGGGGGTAGTGTCCTTTATCACCATTAGCAGGGCTGCTGGGGCGAGtgtggagggcttcctggaggcggCGGCCTGACCTCGCGCTGCCTGGAAGAGGGCCTCAAGCAGGCAGGTGTGCTCATGGCCCCTCTGCTTCTGCTACCAGGCTGACCCTGGGCAAGCCTCTCGGGGAGGGCTGCTTCGGCCAGGTGGTCATGGCAGAGGCCATTGGCATCGACAAGGACCGAGCTGCCAAGCCTGTCACGGTGGCCGTGAAGATGCTGAAAGGTGATGGTTGGGTGGGATGTGGCGAGGGGGCCCATGCCAGGCTGGACGGCCCTGCCTGACTCCGCTGCCCATCCCCGCACAGATGACGCCACGGATAAGGACTTATCGGACCTGGTGTCCGAGATGGAGATGATGAAGATGATCGGAAAACACAAGAACATTATCAACCTGCTAGGCGCCTGCACGCAGGGCGGTGAGAGCGCGGCTCTGCAGGCGGGGCGGTGGGCGGGGCCTGCACGTGGGCGGGGCCGCACgcggggaggtgggtggggcttCATGCGGACCGGTGGGAGTAGCCTGCACTCAGGGCGGTGAGGGCCGTGAGCGGGGGCCGCACGCAGGcgctgggggcggggccgcgcgGGGGCGGAGCGGTGGGAGGCCAGCAGGGCGCCCCTCTGAGCCCCTCCCGCGCCCCCAGGGCCCCTGTACGTGCTGGTGGAGTACGCGGCCAAGGGCAACCTGCGGGAATACCTGCGGGCGCGGCGGCCCCCGGGCACTGACTACTCCTTCGACACCTGCCGGCTGCCCGAGGAGCAGCTCACCTTCAAAGACCTGGTGTCCTGCGCCTACCAGGTGGCGCGGGGCATGGAGTACCTGGCCTCGCAGAAGGTGAGCGGGGCCGGGGGGTGGGACAGGGCGCGGTGGTTGGAGAGGCTGTGGGACTGGCTCAAACCCGCGCCCTCCACCCCCAGTGCATCCACAGGGACCTGGCGGCCCGCAACGTGCTGGTGACTGAGGACAACGTGATGAAAATCGCCGACTTCGGCCTGGCTCGTGACGTGCACAACCTCGACTACTACAAAAAGACCACAAACGTGAGCTCAGCCCGAGGAGGTGGGGGCCCTCGAGCCAGGAGGGCGCCTGGCAGCCAACACGCCCCCTTCCTCCCCCCAGGGCCGCCTGCCCGTGAAGTGGATGGCACCCGAGGCCTTGTTTGACCGCGTCTACACCCACCAAAGTGACGTGTATGTGGCCCCAGACTTCGCAGGGGCGTGGGCGGGGGGTGGAGCACAGGCCGCTGGGGGCAGGCACTGGGAAGCTCTTGGGGGCAGCCCCCTGGCCCGAGCCCTGCGCTCGGGTCTGTTCCAGGGCTGATGCGGCCGTGCCCCCTACCACCCACAGCTGGTCCTTCGGGGTCCTGCTCTGGGAGATCTTCACGCTGGGGGGCTCGCCGTACCCCGGCATCCCCGTGGAGGAGCTCTTCAAGCTGCTGAAGGAAGGCCACCGCATGGACAAGCCGGCCAACTGCACGCATGACCTGTGAGTGCGCGCCCGccgcgggggagggggaggccagCCCCGAGGGCGGGGCACTGGGAATGCAGCGCAGGGCCGACCTGCGTTTCCTTCAGGTACATGATCATGCGCGAGTGCTGGCACGCCGCGCCCTCGCAGAGGCCCACCTTCAAGCAGCTGGTGGAGGACCTGGACCGTGTGCTCACCGTGACGTCCACCGACGTGAGTGTGGGTCCGCCCCGCCCCGCGAGGGCTCCCGTGCGGAGCCTGTGCCGCGCTGACCGCAGCCCGCCTGCCGCCCGCAGGAGTACCTGGACCTGTCGGTGCCCTTCGAGCAGTACTCGCCGGGCGGCCAGGACACCCCCAGCTCCGGCTCCTCGGGGGACGACTCCGTGTTCGCTCACGACCTGCTGCCCCCGGCCCCATCCGGCAGCGGAGGCTCGCGGACGTGAAGGGCCGCGGCCAGCTGGCCGAGCCCCCATCAATGTGAGAACAGACCCCAGCCCACCATGCTGCCGCTGGCGTGCCATGATCACCGGGTCCCGCCGGCCCGGGCCCAAGACCTGGAACGGGTGGACGGATGGACAGACAGcgtcacgtgtgtgtgtgcgtgtgtgtgggcgTGCGTGCACGCACGCATGTGTGCTCTGGGGTCCCTGGGGTGCTCGCCCTGCTGTGCGGTGACCTCTTGGCCACCTGGACGGGCAGCACCAGGGACCAAACGTAGAATGTAAGGGGCTCCTCCCATGGGGCCCCTCTCCGggctccctgccccgcccccggccccc
This is a stretch of genomic DNA from Bos mutus isolate GX-2022 chromosome 6, NWIPB_WYAK_1.1, whole genome shotgun sequence. It encodes these proteins:
- the FGFR3 gene encoding fibroblast growth factor receptor 3 isoform X5, whose product is MGAPARALAFCVAVAVMTGAALGSPGVEPRVARRAAEVPGPEPSPQERAFGSGDTVELSCRLPAGVPTEPTVWVKDGVGLAPSDRVLVGPQRLQVLNASHEDAGAYSCRQRLSQRLLCLFSVRVTDAPSSGDDEGGDDEAEDTAGAPYWTRPERMDKKLLAVPAANTVRFRCPAAGNPTPSITWLKNGKEFRGEHRIGGIKLRQQQWSLVMESVVPSDRGNYTCVVENKFGRIQQTYTLDVLERSPHRPILQAGLPANQTAVLGSDVEFHCKVYSDAQPHIQWLKHVEVNGSKVGPDGTPYVTVLKTAGANTTDKELEVLSLRNVTFEDAGEYTCLAGNSIGFSHHSAWLVVLPAEEELVEAGEAGGVFAGVLSYGLGFLLFILAVAAVTLYRLRSPPKKGLGSPAVHKVSRFPLKRQQVSLESSSSMSSNTPLVRIARLSSGEGPTLANVSELELPADPKWELSRARLTLGKPLGEGCFGQVVMAEAIGIDKDRAAKPVTVAVKMLKDDATDKDLSDLVSEMEMMKMIGKHKNIINLLGACTQGGPLYVLVEYAAKGNLREYLRARRPPGTDYSFDTCRLPEEQLTFKDLVSCAYQVARGMEYLASQKCIHRDLAARNVLVTEDNVMKIADFGLARDVHNLDYYKKTTNGRLPVKWMAPEALFDRVYTHQSDVWSFGVLLWEIFTLGGSPYPGIPVEELFKLLKEGHRMDKPANCTHDLYMIMRECWHAAPSQRPTFKQLVEDLDRVLTVTSTDEYLDLSVPFEQYSPGGQDTPSSGSSGDDSVFAHDLLPPAPSGSGGSRT
- the FGFR3 gene encoding fibroblast growth factor receptor 3 isoform X8, producing the protein MGAPARALAFCVAVAVMTGAALGSPGVEPRVARRAAEVPGPEPSPQERAFGSGDTVELSCRLPAGVPTEPTVWVKDGVGLAPSDRVLVGPQRLQVLNASHEDAGAYSCRQRLSQRLLCLFSVRVTDAPSSGDDEGGDDEAEDTAGAPYWTRPERMDKKLLAVPAANTVRFRCPAAGNPTPSITWLKNGKEFRGEHRIGGIKLRQQQWSLVMESVVPSDRGNYTCVVENKFGRIQQTYTLDVLERSPHRPILQAGLPANQTAVLGSDVEFHCKVYSDAQPHIQWLKHVEVNGSKTAGANTTDKELEVLSLRNVTFEDAGEYTCLAGNSIGFSHHSAWLVVLPAEEELVEAGEAGGVFAGVLSYGLGFLLFILAVAAVTLYRLRSPPKKGLGSPAVHKVSRFPLKRQVTVSLESSSSMSSNTPLVRIARLSSGEGPTLANVSELELPADPKWELSRARLTLGKPLGEGCFGQVVMAEAIGIDKDRAAKPVTVAVKMLKDDATDKDLSDLVSEMEMMKMIGKHKNIINLLGACTQGGPLYVLVEYAAKGNLREYLRARRPPGTDYSFDTCRLPEEQLTFKDLVSCAYQVARGMEYLASQKCIHRDLAARNVLVTEDNVMKIADFGLARDVHNLDYYKKTTNGRLPVKWMAPEALFDRVYTHQSDVWSFGVLLWEIFTLGGSPYPGIPVEELFKLLKEGHRMDKPANCTHDLYMIMRECWHAAPSQRPTFKQLVEDLDRVLTVTSTDEYLDLSVPFEQYSPGGQDTPSSGSSGDDSVFAHDLLPPAPSGSGGSRT
- the FGFR3 gene encoding fibroblast growth factor receptor 3 isoform X3: MGAPARALAFCVAVAVMTGAALGSPGVEPRVARRAAEVPGPEPSPQERAFGSGDTVELSCRLPAGVPTEPTVWVKDGVGLAPSDRVLVGPQRLQVLNASHEDAGAYSCRQRLSQRLLCLFSVRVTDAPSSGDDEGGDDEAEDTAGAPYWTRPERMDKKLLAVPAANTVRFRCPAAGNPTPSITWLKNGKEFRGEHRIGGIKLRQQQWSLVMESVVPSDRGNYTCVVENKFGRIQQTYTLDVLERSPHRPILQAGLPANQTAVLGSDVEFHCKVYSDAQPHIQWLKHVEVNGSKVGPDGTPYVTVLKSWISESAEADARLRLANVSERDGGEYLCRASNFIGVAEKAFWLRVHGPPAAEEELVEAGEAGGVFAGVLSYGLGFLLFILAVAAVTLYRLRSPPKKGLGSPAVHKVSRFPLKRQVSLESSSSMSSNTPLVRIARLSSGEGPTLANVSELELPADPKWELSRARLTLGKPLGEGCFGQVVMAEAIGIDKDRAAKPVTVAVKMLKDDATDKDLSDLVSEMEMMKMIGKHKNIINLLGACTQGGPLYVLVEYAAKGNLREYLRARRPPGTDYSFDTCRLPEEQLTFKDLVSCAYQVARGMEYLASQKCIHRDLAARNVLVTEDNVMKIADFGLARDVHNLDYYKKTTNGRLPVKWMAPEALFDRVYTHQSDVWSFGVLLWEIFTLGGSPYPGIPVEELFKLLKEGHRMDKPANCTHDLYMIMRECWHAAPSQRPTFKQLVEDLDRVLTVTSTDEYLDLSVPFEQYSPGGQDTPSSGSSGDDSVFAHDLLPPAPSGSGGSRT
- the FGFR3 gene encoding fibroblast growth factor receptor 3 isoform X6, with protein sequence MGAPARALAFCVAVAVMTGAALGSPGVEPRVARRAAEVPGPEPSPQERAFGSGDTVELSCRLPAGVPTEPTVWVKDGVGLAPSDRVLVGPQRLQVLNASHEDAGAYSCRQRLSQRLLCLFSVRVTDAPSSGDDEGGDDEAEDTAGAPYWTRPERMDKKLLAVPAANTVRFRCPAAGNPTPSITWLKNGKEFRGEHRIGGIKLRQQQWSLVMESVVPSDRGNYTCVVENKFGRIQQTYTLDVLERSPHRPILQAGLPANQTAVLGSDVEFHCKVYSDAQPHIQWLKHVEVNGSKVGPDGTPYVTVLKTAGANTTDKELEVLSLRNVTFEDAGEYTCLAGNSIGFSHHSAWLVVLPAEEELVEAGEAGGVFAGVLSYGLGFLLFILAVAAVTLYRLRSPPKKGLGSPAVHKVSRFPLKRQVSLESSSSMSSNTPLVRIARLSSGEGPTLANVSELELPADPKWELSRARLTLGKPLGEGCFGQVVMAEAIGIDKDRAAKPVTVAVKMLKDDATDKDLSDLVSEMEMMKMIGKHKNIINLLGACTQGGPLYVLVEYAAKGNLREYLRARRPPGTDYSFDTCRLPEEQLTFKDLVSCAYQVARGMEYLASQKCIHRDLAARNVLVTEDNVMKIADFGLARDVHNLDYYKKTTNGRLPVKWMAPEALFDRVYTHQSDVWSFGVLLWEIFTLGGSPYPGIPVEELFKLLKEGHRMDKPANCTHDLYMIMRECWHAAPSQRPTFKQLVEDLDRVLTVTSTDEYLDLSVPFEQYSPGGQDTPSSGSSGDDSVFAHDLLPPAPSGSGGSRT
- the FGFR3 gene encoding fibroblast growth factor receptor 3 isoform X1; the encoded protein is MGAPARALAFCVAVAVMTGAALGSPGVEPRVARRAAEVPGPEPSPQERAFGSGDTVELSCRLPAGVPTEPTVWVKDGVGLAPSDRVLVGPQRLQVLNASHEDAGAYSCRQRLSQRLLCLFSVRVTDAPSSGDDEGGDDEAEDTAGAPYWTRPERMDKKLLAVPAANTVRFRCPAAGNPTPSITWLKNGKEFRGEHRIGGIKLRQQQWSLVMESVVPSDRGNYTCVVENKFGRIQQTYTLDVLERSPHRPILQAGLPANQTAVLGSDVEFHCKVYSDAQPHIQWLKHVEVNGSKVGPDGTPYVTVLKSWISESAEADARLRLANVSERDGGEYLCRASNFIGVAEKAFWLRVHGPPAAEEELVEAGEAGGVFAGVLSYGLGFLLFILAVAAVTLYRLRSPPKKGLGSPAVHKVSRFPLKRQVTVSLESSSSMSSNTPLVRIARLSSGEGPTLANVSELELPADPKWELSRARLTLGKPLGEGCFGQVVMAEAIGIDKDRAAKPVTVAVKMLKDDATDKDLSDLVSEMEMMKMIGKHKNIINLLGACTQGGPLYVLVEYAAKGNLREYLRARRPPGTDYSFDTCRLPEEQLTFKDLVSCAYQVARGMEYLASQKCIHRDLAARNVLVTEDNVMKIADFGLARDVHNLDYYKKTTNGRLPVKWMAPEALFDRVYTHQSDVWSFGVLLWEIFTLGGSPYPGIPVEELFKLLKEGHRMDKPANCTHDLYMIMRECWHAAPSQRPTFKQLVEDLDRVLTVTSTDEYLDLSVPFEQYSPGGQDTPSSGSSGDDSVFAHDLLPPAPSGSGGSRT
- the FGFR3 gene encoding fibroblast growth factor receptor 3 isoform X2, whose protein sequence is MGAPARALAFCVAVAVMTGAALGSPGVEPRVARRAAEVPGPEPSPQERAFGSGDTVELSCRLPAGVPTEPTVWVKDGVGLAPSDRVLVGPQRLQVLNASHEDAGAYSCRQRLSQRLLCLFSVRVTDAPSSGDDEGGDDEAEDTAGAPYWTRPERMDKKLLAVPAANTVRFRCPAAGNPTPSITWLKNGKEFRGEHRIGGIKLRQQQWSLVMESVVPSDRGNYTCVVENKFGRIQQTYTLDVLERSPHRPILQAGLPANQTAVLGSDVEFHCKVYSDAQPHIQWLKHVEVNGSKVGPDGTPYVTVLKSWISESAEADARLRLANVSERDGGEYLCRASNFIGVAEKAFWLRVHGPPAAEEELVEAGEAGGVFAGVLSYGLGFLLFILAVAAVTLYRLRSPPKKGLGSPAVHKVSRFPLKRQQVSLESSSSMSSNTPLVRIARLSSGEGPTLANVSELELPADPKWELSRARLTLGKPLGEGCFGQVVMAEAIGIDKDRAAKPVTVAVKMLKDDATDKDLSDLVSEMEMMKMIGKHKNIINLLGACTQGGPLYVLVEYAAKGNLREYLRARRPPGTDYSFDTCRLPEEQLTFKDLVSCAYQVARGMEYLASQKCIHRDLAARNVLVTEDNVMKIADFGLARDVHNLDYYKKTTNGRLPVKWMAPEALFDRVYTHQSDVWSFGVLLWEIFTLGGSPYPGIPVEELFKLLKEGHRMDKPANCTHDLYMIMRECWHAAPSQRPTFKQLVEDLDRVLTVTSTDEYLDLSVPFEQYSPGGQDTPSSGSSGDDSVFAHDLLPPAPSGSGGSRT
- the FGFR3 gene encoding fibroblast growth factor receptor 3 isoform X4, encoding MGAPARALAFCVAVAVMTGAALGSPGVEPRVARRAAEVPGPEPSPQERAFGSGDTVELSCRLPAGVPTEPTVWVKDGVGLAPSDRVLVGPQRLQVLNASHEDAGAYSCRQRLSQRLLCLFSVRVTDAPSSGDDEGGDDEAEDTAGAPYWTRPERMDKKLLAVPAANTVRFRCPAAGNPTPSITWLKNGKEFRGEHRIGGIKLRQQQWSLVMESVVPSDRGNYTCVVENKFGRIQQTYTLDVLERSPHRPILQAGLPANQTAVLGSDVEFHCKVYSDAQPHIQWLKHVEVNGSKVGPDGTPYVTVLKTAGANTTDKELEVLSLRNVTFEDAGEYTCLAGNSIGFSHHSAWLVVLPAEEELVEAGEAGGVFAGVLSYGLGFLLFILAVAAVTLYRLRSPPKKGLGSPAVHKVSRFPLKRQVTVSLESSSSMSSNTPLVRIARLSSGEGPTLANVSELELPADPKWELSRARLTLGKPLGEGCFGQVVMAEAIGIDKDRAAKPVTVAVKMLKDDATDKDLSDLVSEMEMMKMIGKHKNIINLLGACTQGGPLYVLVEYAAKGNLREYLRARRPPGTDYSFDTCRLPEEQLTFKDLVSCAYQVARGMEYLASQKCIHRDLAARNVLVTEDNVMKIADFGLARDVHNLDYYKKTTNGRLPVKWMAPEALFDRVYTHQSDVWSFGVLLWEIFTLGGSPYPGIPVEELFKLLKEGHRMDKPANCTHDLYMIMRECWHAAPSQRPTFKQLVEDLDRVLTVTSTDEYLDLSVPFEQYSPGGQDTPSSGSSGDDSVFAHDLLPPAPSGSGGSRT
- the FGFR3 gene encoding fibroblast growth factor receptor 3 isoform X7; amino-acid sequence: MGAPARALAFCVAVAVMTGAALGSPGVEPRVARRAAEVPGPEPSPQERAFGSGDTVELSCRLPAGVPTEPTVWVKDGVGLAPSDRVLVGPQRLQVLNASHEDAGAYSCRQRLSQRLLCLFSVRVTDAPSSGDDEGGDDEAEDTAGAPYWTRPERMDKKLLAVPAANTVRFRCPAAGNPTPSITWLKNGKEFRGEHRIGGIKLRQQQWSLVMESVVPSDRGNYTCVVENKFGRIQQTYTLDVLERSPHRPILQAGLPANQTAVLGSDVEFHCKVYSDAQPHIQWLKHVEVNGSKSWISESAEADARLRLANVSERDGGEYLCRASNFIGVAEKAFWLRVHGPPAAEEELVEAGEAGGVFAGVLSYGLGFLLFILAVAAVTLYRLRSPPKKGLGSPAVHKVSRFPLKRQVTVSLESSSSMSSNTPLVRIARLSSGEGPTLANVSELELPADPKWELSRARLTLGKPLGEGCFGQVVMAEAIGIDKDRAAKPVTVAVKMLKDDATDKDLSDLVSEMEMMKMIGKHKNIINLLGACTQGGPLYVLVEYAAKGNLREYLRARRPPGTDYSFDTCRLPEEQLTFKDLVSCAYQVARGMEYLASQKCIHRDLAARNVLVTEDNVMKIADFGLARDVHNLDYYKKTTNGRLPVKWMAPEALFDRVYTHQSDVWSFGVLLWEIFTLGGSPYPGIPVEELFKLLKEGHRMDKPANCTHDLYMIMRECWHAAPSQRPTFKQLVEDLDRVLTVTSTDEYLDLSVPFEQYSPGGQDTPSSGSSGDDSVFAHDLLPPAPSGSGGSRT